TCAAGGCTAAAGGCGGTTCAACCAAATAGCAGAGTCtgtccccccttttttttctttttaggcaGTGTATTTGAGTTCCACAAATCCTATTTAAACAAGATTGCTGGTCATTGTGATGCCTGTAAGAGTAGCGCTGAGCCTCTGCTATAAATCGCACGAACCTTGTTATCTTTTAACTAAATATTAACCACTGTGACAACATGAATAGAAGCTTACTTGCTGCTGTGCAGATGGAGAGGTGTTTGCCTGGGGCCACAACGGCTACAGCCAGCTGGGGAATGGAACCACCAACCACGGACTTACCCCCGCTCTGGTGTCGACCAACCTCCTCAGCAAGAGGGTGACAGAAGTGGCCTGCGGCTCCCATCACACTATCGCCCTCacaactgatggagaggtgaTCTCACGTGTCCTGTCTTTAGTCGGCTTCTTCTGAATCATTGTTTTTCACAAAGGGTAAACGTTCAtctctgtgttcaggtgttcGCGTGGGGTTACAACAACTCAGGCCAAGTGGGTTCAGGGTCTACAGCCAACCAGCCGACACCCCGTCGCGTCAGCAGCTGCCTGCAAAGCAAAGTGGTGGTTAACATAGCCTGTGGTCAGCTCTGCTCTATGGCTGTACTTGACAATGGAGAGGTAACAACAGTCTGACACTTGGCATGAATCAGTCAAAATGTGGTTACGTGGTATGAGAAAAAGCGGTTTCTACGATGTGCTCTCTGACCACAGACATCAAAATGTGTCTGCAACTGATCGGAGAAACAAATGCATATACACCAATCggcaacaacattaaaagcactgactggagaaggagaaaaaaaaaagcatctgtgacgttcagcgttctgctgggaaacatttgaacctggcattcacaTAAATtttagcaacaaaaaacaaacaaacatgacgaacagcacaaggtgttgacctggtgtccaaattcacaagatcccaaactgatgtgggatgattcacagagatccctcccctcaacccatagggaCCAatggccccccactaacaacaacagaCATCACAGGGAtcccaggacaccctcagaaggcccatgtccatcatccgatgagtcacaactgtttaggaggcacaaggcatacaaatacacaatattaggaaggtggtcataatgttatgcctgatcagtgtgtaatGTACTGTAGTCTACAGATGCATTTTcacttcacttcttcttctgttggttATACACGTAAAAGGGCCAAAAATATTTGGGTAATGAGTGAAAAAGGAGCCAAGTTCAAATTAAATGAACGTTCTCACTTCCGCACAGTTTACCAGTTATGACCTGAAACGGTGTAAACATCAACTTTCAAAAGGTTACACAAACTGTTGGTTGGAGACTCACTAACTGCTTGTCACAACAGTGTGGGTGGGTGACATCCAAAGTTATATGACTGTCCAACAAACTGCATGTGCCGGCTTCAAACGTCAGTCACTTTGCATTGAACACAGGCGACATAAAGAATTAGTGCGTTCAACCTGATTCAATTTCACACACATCCAAGACGTCACTTCAGTGTAttgaatgttttgttattttacaataGGTTTTTAGTACTTacaatagtaaaaaaaaaattctttttttccagatctATGGTTGGGGCTACAATTGCAATGGACAGCTGGGTTTGGGCAACAATGGAAATCAGCAGACCCCATGCAGGATCGCTGCCCTCCAAGGTATCAACATCGTCCAGGTAAGAGCTCAAACAACTATAAATCccattaacatttctttttttttttttttttttaattaacattcaCCTTAAACTTTCTTCCAAATACAGGTGGCGTGTGGATACGCACATACGTTGGCACTTACAGATGAGGGGCTTGTTTACGCTTGGGGAGCCAACTCATATGGCCAGTTGGGAACAGGCAATAAGAGTAACCAAGCCCTCCCAACACTAATAAACACAGATAAGGAGAGGTtggtactttatttatttatttatttttttacacccTTCCCACCCTTAGTGATTACTGATAGAGCTTTTCAAGCAATGGACCATCGGTTCTGCTCTCGCATGTGGACCCAGTTCATGGCATTTCCACCGTATATCTCTCATTTGCACAGCAGCTGTGTTCAGGTTCACGTTGTTAAAGCGGAATTTTGACAACTCTTCAACAGTTTCTGTGTACAGTTTGATTGTTGGTCCGTTTATAGCCTTCAGGTTTCTGCAGATATTCAGTGAATGTGCATAAAACGTTTCTCTAGGCTTGGAGACAACACACTCCacctccatttttattttatttattttttataaatctgAAATGCCCCAAATCTGCATAGAGAACAAGTCCTCCGTTGGTCGAATAGTCTTGTGATAACCACGTGCCAAGATTATTAGGGATTGTTTTTTTAGTACAGAGACTGTGGAAATTACTTTCTGTTTGCTAATAATATAATTctcctttaatttctttctaAGTAATATTAAACATGTCAACACACAGCTGTATTTTATAGTAACACTTGCACTTGTAACAGTTTTGTTTGAGGTTTCCTTTCTGTATCGCCCTCCAGGATGGTGGAGGTGGCTGCGTGCCACACCAGCCATACGTCAGCTGCAAAGACGCAGAGTGGGCAGGTTCTGATGTGGGGTCAGTGTCGGGGTCAGGCCGTGGCCAGCCCCCACCTCACCCACTTCAGCTGCACGGACGACGTGTTCGCCTGCTTTGCCACGCCAGCGGCCACGTGGCACCTCCTCTCAGTAGGTAAGAAGAACAGAACGTCCTCTAAAAGCAAACAAGCGTCCGTAAAACCCAAAGGAATCTGTAGTTAATTGTGTGATATTGCCTCTTTTACTCTGTGACCTGTTAGAGATAATGATTCAGTGGGCACATTTCTGAGTGTCTTGGGTACAAATTCCTGGAAGTGGCCCAAGATATAAACAGGAAgctgtgtttcctctcactGTCGAACAAGTGTTTATATGAACTCGGCTTAAACTGAGGAGCACTGACATGTCACTTAGAGGTTTCATCTCGTGTTTACGCTCCACTTTGTAACACTACGGACATCCCTCATAAAAATCAGTTAAACAAGTAAACCACTGAAATAATCAGTGCTCTCATGAGTGCAGTGTTTTCTGTCGGTGCTCAAGACACAAATGGTGACACGCGTTATATTTTTAGTATTTCCTTTTATGAAGATGCTTGTAATTtaggtataaaaaaaacaaaacagaagttcTTTGTTCTTACCAGATGGTGATGACTACCTGACCGTCGCACAGTCTCTGAAGAAGGAGTTCGACAGTCCAGAGATTTCAGACCTCAAGTTCTTGGTTGATGGGAAATGCATCCACGTTCACAAAGCCCTGCTGAAAATCAGGTATAGAAAACAAGAACCGTCAAAGTCCGAGATCAAGATGGGAACTGGTGCAAAGTGGATTTTACTGCCGTTTCCCCAAATCGACATTTACTCTTCACTTCTTGAAATATTCCTCATGGCAGTGTAGACCcccaacaaaacaacacatatttGTTCCGTAATATGGGATTTTGTAGAGCCGCTGTGCATCTGGTGAGAATGCGCCACGTGCACTTGCGTGGATATAATGATTCCTTTTTTATTCGATGACTCAAATGAAGAATTCGCTCTGGGTGCATGAAATGATCTTTGTGGAACTGAAACCGTGTCTCTAGGTCTCTGCAGTCTGTGCGCTCTCTTTTCAGGACACTATCTTCCTGTCTTCCTCGCACGAGCTGCCAGCTTCTCCATCCAGGCTTTCAGTTTGGTCACGTGGGGGAGGTTATTTTCTCATACAGGGGTTGCGCTCGATATAAGGCTGTCACGATATCAGGTTTTCACTTCGCGATTGCCGTGGATATTAtcactacaacaacaaaaatgtaaataacaacagcagagtccaggaaatgcatctatGCTTAATTTCCATGATATTATCAAGTGCGTATTTTTAACATGatattgaaatttcagtttttaatatcGTGATTATTGTCGATACCAGTATACCACAACGGGCCTAGGAGATGGTACGCCACTCTGGGATTCTTTAAGGGGGATTGCAAAATATAGGAACATGAACTGGAGATAATAAATCTTTAGTATTATTACTACAGCAATCTTCCTGTCATCCCTTTAGATAACACTTAGTGTGTGTTCCAACTGTATTTAAAGTGCCAGACAACGTTTCATTGTCTTTCCTGTCGAAGTCACGGGGGAAGGAAAGACAGGCTTGTTGTTTTCCTCGTGTTACTTTTTATAAACTCTCTTGAACACAGACCATCAGCATTCCAGTCCCTCGCTCTTTCACACTGGCGGTGGGAAGGAGCCGCGCTGTCTGCAGCGTCAACCTTAGAGCTCATTCTCACATGAACGTGCAACGGAGCAAATCGTCTGGTCCGGCGTAAGATCGCATGCAAATGATACGTTTGAGATGCGCCGGAGAATGACAGACTCGGGTGTTTGGTCGACCGTGCCccgagaagaaaacaaaaataatgagttCGGAGAGATCAGCAGAGGAATCGGTGTTTCCAATGCAGGAGTcgataaagaaaagaaaagcagatttaTATTAAATAGAAAACAATGTGTCCTTTTAGCATGTTTACCTATGTCACAAGAATattctgctgcttgtttttccaGGTGTGAACATTTCCGCGCATTGCTGAATGAAACCGACGAGGACGCCATAGAGATCCAGCAGTTCTCATACCTGGTGTACAGAGCCTTCTTGGAGTATCTCTACACGGACACCATCAACCTGCCACCAGAGGATGCTATTGGTAAGCTCAGGAATGACTCCCTGTTTTAAAGGTCAGAGATTCAGGCCAGAGAAACAAGCCGGTGCACGAGAAGTCCTAAACCCAGACTCGTTCTTGTGCGTAGGGTTGCTAGACTTGGCCACGTTCTACCGAGAAACGAGGCTGAAGAGGCTGTGTCAGGAAACGATCAAGAGGGGCATTTCTGAAGAGAACGCCATCACTCTGCTGTCTGCCGCTGTCAAGTATGAAGCGCGGGTAAGCTTCTAGCCCCTGATACACAGTCAGACCCCGTGGCGATGTTTGGGGGGGCCTGCACAGTAACTAGTCGCTTATTCTCCTCAGCACTGACCAGATAGCCCTCTTCATTTTTAGGACCTGGAGGAGTTCTGCTTCAAGTTTTGTGTCAACCACCTAACGGCTGTCACGCAGACCCAGGCCTTTGCGGACATGGATCACGACCTGCTCAAGAACTTCATTAACAAAGCCAGCCGCTACGGGGCCTTCAAAAACTGACTAGAGTGCCCCCGTAGAGGCGGATCCAACCCCACGGGGTTGGAGCTCGCAGAACAGAGTCGACCCTAGACCAAAGTAAACAGCCGGCGGATGAGCGCTTCAAAGCCTTGTCACCGGGGATGTAAATACTGGTAACTGGTTTATGGTTTCACCCACTAAGTGGAGCTTCTGTGTTACATCTCAGACGGACACGGTGCTTGCTTGGGGCGCGTGCATTGGGTTGCGCCAGTCGTCCAGTCACAAGCAGACAGCGCGGAGGCTGAAGATGTGCCTCGGCGGTCCGTCCGCCACAGACATTACGCTTCACCCAATTTGATCTTTTTTGATGAAGACGATCAACGCGGCTGCAGGGATCTTCATCGCCCGCACAGGCAGGACgtctgaaaaatgcaaaaatataatGTGGTGCGGTAGAATGCTGGGTAGTCACGCTGACCTGTATAGGTTGGTTAATCAGATTCTCGGTGCGTATATCACTGTGTTGATCGTTGCGGTGTGAAGAgttaaaaacaggatgtggtCAAAACTTCGcactgtgctgcttttatttgacGCCTTCACTCCTGGGTTTTCTGCACAGGGAAGTCGTATTTCATGTAGAAAAAACAAGCACGCTTCTCCAACTAAGTCAATGTTTTGCCACTTTGTTTTATATTGCAGTTATTCACCAATCGTTCACATGCCATCCAGACTTAAGGTTAGCGTTTGTATTGACTAACATTTGCACCGCTTTTGCTGTCTGCAGCCGGtaggagaagaaggagcagccagtTGCGTAATCGTGAGAGATGAGAGCGAACCACTGCATGCGTACTTGTGTCCAGGttaacctgctctgtggagctgGAAACTCTCTGAAACACGTGTATCCTGATGTTACACTGTAGATGCAGCTTATTTTCACAGTTGCGtttcattgtaattttggtatgtttacagttttcattttttattttttttaattgttgaaaTGCTCTCGGCAAGCAGTTGGTTCTTTTTACGAGGGTTTCTTTACTTATACGTCCCCCCTGGTAGCACCTTGTGGTAATGAAATTGTGCTGGCTTAGGGTAATCGCCAAGGTATTTCCATCTTGAATTCTTGAATCAGAGTGTAAAGTTTTATTACTTTAACAAGCCaattagttgttttgtttgttttttttgtgtgtgtatgtgttttttccccccttttggAACATTTTGATAATTACTAAAAATGCCAGTGTGATCTTGTTTTGTATGGAAAATGCTGTAAGCTGCTAACAGTGGCACTGATGGTAACATTtagtatatatattaaaatatataaatgactATTAATTCCATGTGTGATAATTGTTTTACCAAtagcagccaccagggggctgCATGTTCCATTTGACTGTATCGCAGTTACTTATATAGAAGCGTTTTAACAAATACTTATTtgcagcaattttttttttttttttttttttttttttctgcagggaGTGAAATGCATGCATAACGTAGAAGGACCTGTTTATACATTGAGATGTAGTAATGGACGCTCTTTCACACCTTCTTGCAGGAATTGATCTGgaaatcttttttgtttgtttttgtttttttagcgtCACATCATTCAGTCAGACTTCATGCAGATTTGTCCTTCGCCAGAAATTCCCACAGTGTTGTTAGAATCACAATGACACCTTACAAAACAAGACAATCCAATAATGAGGTGTTACATAAACCATCACGTAGAGGCACTGAGAACGTGTTGATTTTACGTGGAATTTCTGATGTGAACCGTTAAAGCCGGCGCAGCACGGTTGAGCCCTAACGGGTGGCATGTTTGGACATATCGTGATGAAAACCAGATCACCACCTCACAGACGATAATCCAGTTACTTAATTCTCTCTGGTGGACACTCCCAAAACAAGCGAAGGCTTagcaacacaaaccacaaaccatTGTCCATTTgatatttggtttatttaaccTTTCAGGGCAATGTGCCTGTTTGTAGTctagtgcataggtcttcaacagggagggggtccgcggaggtgctgcaggggcgtcgcaaaatctttggttggttagacatttttatatttatatatatatagagagagagagatttttcttacacacatttaaattttgttaaatacagAGTGGCAGACGCTGTTATctatcagtcagcacttcagAGTGCCACACTAGACATGGCTCCGCCAGGTTCCCCGCAAATgactgagagcctattcagggAAAGTCCAAACGTCTAAAATCATGCTGCATTATTTGCAGAAGAGAAACTAACACATGATTGTGTCAGTTGCCCGACGACTGTACTTTCAcacgtgtttgaaataaaataatgaatatttgaacccgtgtattatttgaacattgaatgcaaaatgatgataataataatgtacatttagaAATGGCACCAGTCCGgatttaatgtagaacacatatagtaggtagggggtccctacttaatccctccatcagtttgggggtccttggcctgaaaaatggcCCCTGGTTTAGTGTGTTGAAGTTGAGATAATATGATTTGGTTAAGACTAAACATACAAGCAAATATAAAGCAACAAACCAGAGTGCACACAGCTACTGAAAGTAACTGCCTGATCTCATggtatcaatcaatcaattaaactttatttatatggcgattttcatacataaaagatgcaacacaaagtgcccCCCATGCCCCAGACCCTcattcatgcacacatacacacacactaagcatattacatatatacatactcCAAAGAAAACCCTAACCTGACCCACCCCTAAGATAAAATAGAATGTGTCTGAGTACACACCACTATTTTGTCGCAGCCCACGGCAACAGAGGATGCCACCACAGAGACCACCCCGCCCTAAAAAGGGACTCGTTGAAAGTTAAAAAAGGTGGTTCTTGAGCCTGCCAGTGAAAACATCAGCGGTCTCAGCAGCCGCTTGCTTGAAATATGGTTTTCCTTCGTCACAGTGAGGCACCCTGAtcagttattttaaagtaaatactAACCCACTCAGGAAGAGTTATGCGATCAGGAAGGAGAGCTTCAGGAGTTGTTAGTTTGCTAGAAAATGACTCTGGTTTCTCGTTATCTGACTCTTTTAAgtatcggtgtgtgtgtgtgtggctccgGCTGTGGTTCGTTGCTCTACCCACTGTTGAGTCAGTGCAAAGTGAAACACCACGGCCTTCTACGCCTCATTGTACCTGCATCTGGCATGTGTGAAACAGCAACGACGGAGTAGTATCTTTGAAATCTGTGAACTTAATGCAGCGTGGCTTGTTTCACCCTCCAGACAAAATTAGAATATTGGTTTACTGAGTTCTGCATGCTTTATTCAGAGGTGCTGCTCATTTCATTCTGTATAAATCCAGCcttgcggggaaaaaaaaaaaaaaaacaaccagtacgttttttttttcaaagtctAAACATAGCGCTTGATGCATCGATGCCAGGAAACTGCTGTCATTCGTGCAAGATTCAAACAGAGCAGAGCTTAATTTAAATCTTGAATATTTTGGTTTAATTACATatataattttgttttgatttttaaaacttCAAAAACTTTACCGTGTCTTCATCGAGTTTTAGAAGcagaggagctttttttttttgcgctgtgCGTGTCATACTCATATATATCACTAATCAAAAACCCTTCGACCCCTTGCTGTGCACCGGTTATCTGATGGAAACTTGACAGTGATCTTCAGGGCAGAAGCGTCACAGCTCACGTGACTGTGTTCTCGCGTCCTGCCCCTCCTGAGTGGTGTATAAATGGTCCGCTCCGGCTTTATCGATACATTTACACAACTCCTTCACAGACGCAgctttcatctcttttttttgttgttgttgttgttgttgttgttggaggcTTCCTGAGAAGACATGGTGTCAGCTGGCCTTCAAACGTTGGGCCTCGCCCTATGCATCACTGGCTGGGTTGGATCACTCGCTGCTTGTATCCTGCCCCATTGGAGAGTGATACTGTTCAGTGATTCTAATCGAATTGTTTCAGAAGGCCTGTGGGGATTTTGCTTCCTCTCTCGCGACATCTACTGCATATTTTATTACCCAGAACGCTATTTCTCCCCAGACCTCCTGGCTGGCCGAGCTTTGACCATCGTCTCTATCCTGATTGGTAGCGTTGGCATCCCCCTGGGTATTGCAGGGGGACAATGCACCAACTATCTGAAGGATGAGCGCTCCAAAGCCAGAATCCGCCTTGCATCAGGTATAATCTTCATCATTGCTGGTGTTTTTTACCTTATTGCAGTGAGCTGGATAACACTGTACAAAAGCATGGACTTCGCCGGTCCAAGGTTCGGGACTCCTCGGGAGAAGAAGCCgggattttctcttttcatcgGCTGGTTTGCGACAGCCTTCTTCATTCTTGGTGGTGCCGTGCTCTGTGTCAACAAGAGGACCAAGAAATCGTCTCCCCGTTCATCCGCAGCCAAGAACTATGTCGGAGGAGAGAGAAGGTCAGAGTTacggaaacaacaacaacgaagaAAGACTTGATGCAAGCACTCCGTCTTCCATGAAAGGGATTCACATTAATAATGACTTTAtaatcatttcattgtgccCACAGCTTCGTCCAGTGCTTCCTTGTTGAGCTGCACGTACCTTCTGATGCCTCCTATCTTTCACTTGAATTGCTCTGAgcaatcatttcatcttaaaGTGCATTTGATAATCGGTGGTTTCAAACAGCGAGTGAAGTTTTTTTAATCGCCGTAATTTTTTTACTCAGTAGGGATGTTTCGTGTCTTGTCTTTTAGatcctttaacatttttaatccATCCAAGCGATCCACAGACTTTAGAGGACatgtcattaaatgttaaatatttggGTTATTAACTTTATAAATCCTCATCATATAGTAAAGTACGCTTGTTTCTGAGATACAGAAGTGTAAGGAAATGTTGTGTCAAAACTGTTAACCGAGACTTAATTCTCACCAGCAACTTAATTATAATGCAACACAATACACTTATACActtattttgcacatttactCCACAACCTTTAGGAAATttacctgtatttttttttctttttctttttttaataattcttataagtcatttgaaatgaaattgaGTTTGCCTTCTATGCTTAGAACTGTTGcattgcaataaaataaatgttgtgttggTTTCTCTAAAGCAATGGTGTTGAACTCATTTTAGCTTGGAAAAATAAGTGCACGTCAAGCGCGTTGCTATTTGCTGTTTAGTCccgggtctcagtgttgtgttctgtccacttctctgtcTAAAGGCATTTCCCCCACAAACGTCATTACCCTAATAGCCACACGGCACTAATTCTGTCTCCTAGTGTCAACTTTTTAAATAGTATTCATGTTCAGAACTGAACATGAATCTGTAATACgtttctgttatgttactgcagaggaccctcaaactgagggagagattaagtagggaccttccatatgtgttctatattgaacTCCAACTAGTGCTATTTGTTAATgcacattatcattttgcattcagtgttaaactattcaaataatacaccagttcaaatattcatttttttttttttatttcaactctGACTGTGCAAGAGTGCAGTCATCgggcaactgctgtaaacattaacatacctgacataaacatacccacatatatatatatatatatatatatatatatatatatatatatatatatatatatatatatatatatatatatatatatatatatagatatagatatatatatctcaGGCACTGTTAGTTTCTCTTCCGCTAATACTGTAAAGTGTGTCTCTGACTTCCCCCGGGGAAGGAGTAGGCTCTTGGCCAGTTGCGGTGGACCTTACAGAGTGGGCGTGTAATATTGGGCcccgtgattggctcagcagcgacagg
This sequence is a window from Mugil cephalus isolate CIBA_MC_2020 chromosome 9, CIBA_Mcephalus_1.1, whole genome shotgun sequence. Protein-coding genes within it:
- the LOC125013790 gene encoding claudin-4-like, with protein sequence MVSAGLQTLGLALCITGWVGSLAACILPHWRVILFSDSNRIVSEGLWGFCFLSRDIYCIFYYPERYFSPDLLAGRALTIVSILIGSVGIPLGIAGGQCTNYLKDERSKARIRLASGIIFIIAGVFYLIAVSWITLYKSMDFAGPRFGTPREKKPGFSLFIGWFATAFFILGGAVLCVNKRTKKSSPRSSAAKNYVGGERSFVQCFLVELHVPSDASYLSLELL
- the rcbtb2 gene encoding RCC1 and BTB domain-containing protein 2 isoform X1, producing MLDVGKWPVFALLPPEELRLIRQACVFGSAANEALYVTVNDEVFALGTNCSGCLGLGDLQSTIEPRRIDVLCGKKIVSLSYGTGPHVVIATADGEVFAWGHNGYSQLGNGTTNHGLTPALVSTNLLSKRVTEVACGSHHTIALTTDGEVFAWGYNNSGQVGSGSTANQPTPRRVSSCLQSKVVVNIACGQLCSMAVLDNGEIYGWGYNCNGQLGLGNNGNQQTPCRIAALQGINIVQVACGYAHTLALTDEGLVYAWGANSYGQLGTGNKSNQALPTLINTDKERMVEVAACHTSHTSAAKTQSGQVLMWGQCRGQAVASPHLTHFSCTDDVFACFATPAATWHLLSVDGDDYLTVAQSLKKEFDSPEISDLKFLVDGKCIHVHKALLKIRCEHFRALLNETDEDAIEIQQFSYLVYRAFLEYLYTDTINLPPEDAIGLLDLATFYRETRLKRLCQETIKRGISEENAITLLSAAVKYEARDLEEFCFKFCVNHLTAVTQTQAFADMDHDLLKNFINKASRYGAFKN
- the rcbtb2 gene encoding RCC1 and BTB domain-containing protein 2 isoform X2 — encoded protein: MLDVGKWPVFALLPPEELRLIRQACVFGSAANEALYVTVNDEVFALGTNCSGCLGLGDLQSTIEPRRIDVLCGKKIVSLSYGTGPHVVIATADGEVFAWGHNGYSQLGNGTTNHGLTPALVSTNLLSKRVTEVACGSHHTIALTTDGEVFAWGYNNSGQVGSGSTANQPTPRRVSSCLQSKVVVNIACGQLCSMAVLDNGEIYGWGYNCNGQLGLGNNGNQQTPCRIAALQGINIVQVACGYAHTLALTDEGLVYAWGANSYGQLGTGNKSNQALPTLINTDKERMVEVAACHTSHTSAAKTQSGQVLMWGQCRGQAVASPHLTHFSCTDDVFACFATPAATWHLLSVDGDDYLTVAQSLKKEFDSPEISDLKFLVDGKCIHVHKALLKIRCEHFRALLNETDEDAIEIQQFSYLVYRAFLEYLYTDTINLPPEDAIGLLDLATFYRETRLKRLCQETIKRGISEENAITLLSAAVKYEARH